A genomic region of Metopolophium dirhodum isolate CAU chromosome 1, ASM1992520v1, whole genome shotgun sequence contains the following coding sequences:
- the LOC132936425 gene encoding breast cancer metastasis-suppressor 1-like protein isoform X2, whose translation MSSATSDNSDIPIRIQKIADKHEKSGSKVIVPKTVCTENVLDDPYDNEKLSELSISSTMSCSDSISSYDDSVDTSDLDEGENDRTDKKMQERLLAIEKCFDTLKTLLFNEKMKEVDRKLVEVRLGTAEEYLKPSQELKNQKEHKLELIKARRVVQSINAKNKYEAEKQAIIQNFENNKEILYDTIKADLEKKIQQLEEARNEVDIDAALWSGHSLTCSGRGRGHGRGRGRGKRPYGHVQPKQKPVIVSEPCIVYNLRENEILEDWISIKKSLLSSKRKENAEHRYKPYN comes from the exons ATGTCTTCTGCTACAAg TGATAATTCAGACATTCCTATTAGAATTCAAAAAATAGCTGATAAACACGAAAAGAGTGGATCCAAAGTTATAGTACCTAAAACTGTGTGTACTGAAAACGTTTTAGACGACCCATACGATAACGAAAAACTTTCTGAATTATCTATCTCATCAACCATGAGTTGTTCAGATTCAATTAGTTCATATGATGATAGTGTCGATACTtcag ACTTGGACGAAGGAGAGAACGATAGAACAGATAAGAAAATGCAAGAAAGACTGCtagcaattgaaaaatgttttgatacattaaaaacatt gttatttaatgaaaaaatgaaagaaGTTGACAGGAAGTTAGTTGAAGTGAGATTGGGTACAGCTGAAGAATACCTTAAACCTtcacaagaattaaaaaatcaaaaggaACATAAACTGGAATTAATTAAAGCACGAAGAGTCGTCCAATCAATAAACGCAAAGAATAAATATGAAGCGGAAAAACAAgcaattatacaaaattttgAG aataATAAGGAAATTTTATATGATACTATAAAAGctgatttagaaaaaaaaattcagcaaTTAGAAGAAGCACGTAATGAAGTAGATATAGATGCTGCTCTTTGGTCAGGTCATAGTTTAACATGCAGTGGACGTGGACGTGGACATGGACGTGGACGTGGACGTGGAAAACGACCCTATGGCCATGTACAACCCAAGCAGAAACCAGTTATTGTATCTGAACCATGTATAGTCTACAACCTCAGAGAAAATGAAATACTTGAAGATTGGATCTCAATTAAAAAGTCTCTATTATCATCAAAACGAAAAGAAAATGCTGAGCATCGATATAAACCATATAATTAG
- the LOC132936425 gene encoding breast cancer metastasis-suppressor 1-like protein isoform X1 — protein MSSATSSDNSDIPIRIQKIADKHEKSGSKVIVPKTVCTENVLDDPYDNEKLSELSISSTMSCSDSISSYDDSVDTSDLDEGENDRTDKKMQERLLAIEKCFDTLKTLLFNEKMKEVDRKLVEVRLGTAEEYLKPSQELKNQKEHKLELIKARRVVQSINAKNKYEAEKQAIIQNFENNKEILYDTIKADLEKKIQQLEEARNEVDIDAALWSGHSLTCSGRGRGHGRGRGRGKRPYGHVQPKQKPVIVSEPCIVYNLRENEILEDWISIKKSLLSSKRKENAEHRYKPYN, from the exons ATGTCTTCTGCTACAAg TAGTGATAATTCAGACATTCCTATTAGAATTCAAAAAATAGCTGATAAACACGAAAAGAGTGGATCCAAAGTTATAGTACCTAAAACTGTGTGTACTGAAAACGTTTTAGACGACCCATACGATAACGAAAAACTTTCTGAATTATCTATCTCATCAACCATGAGTTGTTCAGATTCAATTAGTTCATATGATGATAGTGTCGATACTtcag ACTTGGACGAAGGAGAGAACGATAGAACAGATAAGAAAATGCAAGAAAGACTGCtagcaattgaaaaatgttttgatacattaaaaacatt gttatttaatgaaaaaatgaaagaaGTTGACAGGAAGTTAGTTGAAGTGAGATTGGGTACAGCTGAAGAATACCTTAAACCTtcacaagaattaaaaaatcaaaaggaACATAAACTGGAATTAATTAAAGCACGAAGAGTCGTCCAATCAATAAACGCAAAGAATAAATATGAAGCGGAAAAACAAgcaattatacaaaattttgAG aataATAAGGAAATTTTATATGATACTATAAAAGctgatttagaaaaaaaaattcagcaaTTAGAAGAAGCACGTAATGAAGTAGATATAGATGCTGCTCTTTGGTCAGGTCATAGTTTAACATGCAGTGGACGTGGACGTGGACATGGACGTGGACGTGGACGTGGAAAACGACCCTATGGCCATGTACAACCCAAGCAGAAACCAGTTATTGTATCTGAACCATGTATAGTCTACAACCTCAGAGAAAATGAAATACTTGAAGATTGGATCTCAATTAAAAAGTCTCTATTATCATCAAAACGAAAAGAAAATGCTGAGCATCGATATAAACCATATAATTAG
- the LOC132934251 gene encoding uncharacterized protein LOC132934251: MCKTLMIEDILFNNSNVKNAENLTEENIVLSEMHNSSKKALKKALYNAEHWKYRYGLYFDESYDGNDKTRILKLIMSTFNLLISNGYMGYWKSMAKILTKNAKLWTTPAHNKSGMLFKVNFPFDENTNYNTNIYQKNNGFQSLKY, from the exons ATGTGCAAAACCCTGATGATTGAGGATATTTTGTTCAACAACTCAAATGTCAAAAATGCCGAAAATCTGACGGAGGAAAACATAGTCTTGAGCGAAATGCATAATAGCTCCaagaaa GCTTTGAAAAAGGCACTGTACAACGCCGAACATTGGAAATACCGTTACGGGTTATATTTCGACGAATCCTACGACGGGAACGATAAAACCAGAATACTGAAG TTGATAATGTCAACGTTCAATCTATTGATTAGTAACGGATATATGGGCTATTGGAAATCAATGGCCAAGATACTGACGAAAAACGCAAAGCTCTGGACGACGCCGGCGCACAACAAATCCGGAATGCTCTTTAAGGTCAATTTTCCGTTTgatgaaaatacaaattataatacaaacatttatcaGAAAAACAATGGGTTTCAGTCCTTGAAGtattaa